A region from the Bacillus sp. Marseille-P3661 genome encodes:
- a CDS encoding spore germination protein, with amino-acid sequence MAGAFFFNTQGVKINNISGNASINSGEANLSGNGIDQKNIGIAFSIGDFSPVFNQQINRYVDPDFSDFNEGASPSNAQQI; translated from the coding sequence GTGGCTGGCGCTTTCTTTTTTAATACACAAGGTGTAAAAATCAACAATATATCGGGAAATGCGTCTATTAACTCTGGTGAAGCTAATCTTAGCGGTAATGGAATTGACCAAAAAAATATAGGGATTGCATTCTCGATTGGAGACTTTTCACCTGTGTTTAATCAACAAATTAACAGATATGTTGACCCTGACTTCAGTGACTTCAACGAAGGGGCAAGTCCATCAAACGCTCAACAAATCTAA
- the guaC gene encoding GMP reductase gives MENVFDYEDIQLIPAKSVVKSRSECDTTVTFGNHSFKLPVVPANMQTIIDEKIAIFLAENGYFYIMHRFEPEKRLDFIKDMQSRGLYASISVGVKEEEYKFIQQLSYEQIAPEYITIDIAHGHSNAVIEMIQHIKKYIPQSFVIAGNVGTPEAVRELENAGADATKVGIGPGKVCITKIKTGFGTGGWQLAALRWCAKAASKPIIADGGIRTHGDIAKSIRFGATMVMIGSLFAGHEESPGETCEKDGKRYKEYFGSASEFQKGEKKNVEGKRMLVEHKGSLNDTLIEMEQDLQSSISYAGGNKLDAIRHVDYVIVKNSIFNGDRVY, from the coding sequence ATGGAAAATGTATTTGATTATGAAGATATTCAATTGATTCCGGCTAAAAGTGTGGTTAAAAGCCGATCTGAATGTGATACGACTGTCACCTTTGGGAACCATTCCTTTAAGTTGCCTGTGGTACCCGCAAATATGCAGACCATTATAGACGAGAAAATTGCCATTTTCTTAGCAGAAAATGGTTATTTCTATATTATGCATCGTTTTGAACCTGAGAAAAGACTAGACTTTATTAAAGATATGCAATCACGTGGGTTATACGCATCCATTAGTGTAGGAGTAAAAGAAGAAGAGTATAAGTTTATTCAACAATTATCATATGAACAGATTGCGCCAGAATACATTACGATTGATATCGCACATGGTCATTCAAATGCTGTTATAGAGATGATTCAGCATATTAAGAAATACATACCGCAGAGTTTTGTGATTGCAGGAAATGTTGGAACTCCAGAAGCTGTAAGAGAACTCGAGAATGCTGGTGCTGATGCAACGAAAGTAGGCATTGGTCCCGGCAAAGTATGTATTACGAAGATAAAGACCGGATTTGGAACTGGAGGCTGGCAATTAGCCGCATTACGTTGGTGTGCCAAAGCAGCAAGTAAGCCGATTATTGCTGATGGAGGCATTCGTACTCACGGTGATATTGCAAAATCCATTCGATTTGGTGCAACGATGGTAATGATAGGTTCTCTATTTGCAGGACATGAAGAATCTCCTGGAGAAACTTGCGAGAAAGATGGTAAACGCTATAAAGAATATTTTGGATCAGCCTCAGAATTTCAAAAAGGTGAAAAGAAAAATGTAGAAGGCAAGAGAATGTTAGTGGAGCACAAAGGTTCCTTAAATGATACTTTAATTGAAATGGAGCAAGATCTTCAATCCTCCATTTCTTATGCAGGCGGAAACAAATTAGATGCAATCCGTCACGTCGATTATGTCATCGTTAAAAATTCAATCTTTAACGGAGATCGAGTATATTAG
- a CDS encoding Rpn family recombination-promoting nuclease/putative transposase produces MTKEYLDLKLDFMFKQLFGQPSRKHITIAFLNDLLGRTNGSKITDLTFENNEIIKDMVDGKSARLDFLVLTAVGERINVEIQVVNQHDMPERILYYWAKTYSSSIHSGQPYTMLKPTIMISILNYPLFPSETDLFHTIFHIKEDTDHFLWSEYLEFHVFDLSTFMVQWKKYRRQMKNQEKNTELPWLIMLTASDYRKKKTNSDLLLELEEWAMDKERVREALIEWETLSANKENRTLYDAKAKELRDLLSNLEGERRKGKEEGIIEGIKEGKQKGKLEEKQEIALKMLEEGLNIALIAKITKLSEVEIEKLRFDR; encoded by the coding sequence ATGACAAAAGAGTATCTTGATTTAAAACTTGATTTTATGTTTAAGCAATTATTTGGTCAGCCAAGTCGGAAACATATTACAATTGCATTTTTAAATGATTTATTAGGAAGAACTAATGGATCCAAGATTACTGATTTAACTTTTGAGAATAATGAAATCATAAAAGATATGGTAGATGGTAAATCAGCACGCCTTGATTTTTTAGTTCTAACCGCAGTAGGTGAAAGAATTAATGTTGAGATTCAAGTTGTAAATCAACATGATATGCCAGAGCGTATTCTATATTATTGGGCTAAAACATACTCCTCTTCCATCCACTCGGGACAGCCCTATACAATGTTAAAACCCACAATCATGATCTCTATCCTAAATTATCCGCTTTTCCCATCAGAAACAGATCTATTCCACACAATATTTCATATTAAAGAAGATACAGACCATTTTCTGTGGTCGGAATATCTCGAATTCCATGTGTTTGATTTAAGCACTTTCATGGTACAATGGAAGAAATATCGTCGGCAAATGAAAAATCAGGAAAAAAATACTGAATTACCGTGGTTAATTATGCTTACAGCATCTGACTATCGAAAGAAAAAAACAAATAGTGATTTATTATTAGAACTGGAGGAATGGGCGATGGACAAGGAGCGGGTTAGGGAAGCGCTCATTGAATGGGAAACTTTAAGTGCAAATAAAGAAAATCGTACACTGTATGACGCGAAAGCAAAAGAGTTACGTGATCTATTGAGTAATCTTGAGGGTGAGAGAAGAAAAGGAAAAGAAGAAGGAATAATAGAGGGAATAAAAGAAGGCAAACAAAAGGGAAAACTTGAAGAAAAACAAGAAATTGCCTTAAAAATGCTTGAGGAAGGTTTGAATATAGCCTTAATTGCAAAAATTACCAAGCTTAGTGAAGTTGAAATCGAAAAATTACGATTTGATAGATGA
- a CDS encoding precorrin-2 dehydrogenase/sirohydrochlorin ferrochelatase family protein produces MDIQPLFINFSGKTVIIAGGGKIAARKARALAQEQAQITFIAPEFCEEVEELSRNLGFRLIERKAECDDFLDAFLVILATNDRSTNQSLAENVLPNQLLCVVDEQEEGNVLFPATLRRGHLQVAISTNGASPKLTKKIKKQMELQFDESWEVYTEFLTRCRKIIKNLPIPTDEKQERLENLLDNRFRLDPQAQNNELANLKKMLNLSK; encoded by the coding sequence TTGGACATTCAACCATTATTCATTAACTTTTCAGGGAAAACAGTGATAATTGCTGGTGGTGGCAAGATTGCAGCAAGGAAGGCTAGGGCACTTGCTCAGGAACAAGCCCAAATCACCTTTATCGCACCAGAGTTCTGTGAAGAGGTCGAGGAGCTTTCACGAAATCTAGGGTTTCGTTTGATTGAACGCAAGGCGGAATGTGACGATTTTTTAGATGCTTTTTTGGTGATTTTAGCGACCAATGACCGGTCAACGAATCAAAGTTTAGCGGAAAATGTTCTTCCCAATCAACTTCTATGTGTGGTTGATGAACAAGAAGAAGGAAATGTTCTTTTTCCAGCAACACTTCGTCGTGGCCATCTTCAAGTTGCCATCTCAACAAATGGTGCTAGTCCCAAACTGACGAAAAAAATAAAAAAACAAATGGAATTACAATTTGATGAATCCTGGGAGGTATATACGGAGTTTTTAACGCGCTGCCGGAAAATAATTAAAAATCTTCCCATTCCAACTGATGAAAAACAAGAACGACTAGAAAATCTTTTAGATAATCGATTCAGACTAGATCCTCAAGCTCAAAACAATGAATTAGCAAATTTGAAAAAAATGTTGAATCTATCTAAATGA
- a CDS encoding Rpn family recombination-promoting nuclease/putative transposase has protein sequence MTREYLDLKLDFMFKQLFGQPNRKHITIAFLNDLLGRNDDSKITDLTFENTGIVKDTEDGKSVRLDFLVLTAAGERINVEVQVVNQHDMPERILYYWAKTYSSSIHSGQPYTMLKPTIMIAILNYPLFPSETDLFHTTFHIKEDTDHFLWSDYLEFHVFDLSTFMVQWRKYRRQIKKLEEKNNELPWLMMLLASDYRKKKINEELLSELEEWAMDKEQVREALIEWETLSANKENRILYETKAKELRDLLSNLEGERREGKKEGIKEGLKEGQRKIALKMLEESLDISFIVKITELSEEEIRQLRS, from the coding sequence TTGACAAGAGAATATCTTGATTTAAAGCTTGATTTTATGTTTAAACAATTGTTTGGACAACCCAACCGGAAGCATATTACCATTGCATTTTTAAATGACTTACTAGGAAGAAACGATGATTCAAAGATTACGGATTTAACATTTGAAAATACTGGAATTGTTAAGGACACGGAAGATGGAAAATCTGTCCGACTTGATTTTTTAGTTTTAACTGCAGCGGGTGAAAGAATTAATGTTGAGGTTCAGGTTGTGAATCAGCATGACATGCCAGAACGTATTCTATATTACTGGGCTAAAACCTACTCTTCCTCTATCCACTCTGGACAGCCCTACACGATGTTAAAGCCTACCATCATGATCGCCATCCTAAATTATCCGCTTTTTCCTTCCGAAACAGACTTATTCCATACTACTTTTCATATAAAAGAAGATACAGACCACTTTCTATGGTCTGATTATCTTGAATTCCATGTATTTGATTTAAGTACATTCATGGTACAATGGAGAAAATATCGACGGCAAATCAAGAAACTAGAAGAAAAAAATAATGAATTACCATGGTTGATGATGCTATTAGCGTCTGACTATCGTAAGAAAAAGATAAATGAAGAGTTATTATCTGAATTGGAGGAATGGGCGATGGATAAGGAACAGGTACGAGAAGCGCTCATTGAATGGGAAACACTAAGTGCAAACAAGGAAAACCGTATACTTTACGAAACAAAGGCAAAAGAACTGCGGGATCTTTTGAGTAATCTTGAAGGTGAGAGAAGAGAAGGGAAAAAGGAAGGAATCAAAGAAGGATTGAAAGAAGGACAACGAAAAATAGCCCTTAAAATGCTTGAGGAAAGTTTAGATATTTCATTTATTGTGAAAATTACAGAGTTAAGTGAGGAAGAGATACGACAATTGCGAAGTTAA
- a CDS encoding secondary thiamine-phosphate synthase enzyme YjbQ — translation MLFKRNIMTTERDDMIEITDEIKNIVNSQSVKNGVVYIYCPHTTAGITINENADPDVVHDMLMVLDEVYPWNHKKYLHAEGNSASHLKASTIGSSQVIVIENGNLILGTWQGVYFCEFDGPRSRSYFVKIMKD, via the coding sequence ATGCTCTTTAAAAGAAACATAATGACAACCGAAAGAGATGATATGATAGAAATTACAGATGAAATAAAGAATATAGTAAATAGTCAGTCTGTAAAGAATGGGGTGGTATATATTTACTGTCCTCATACTACCGCAGGCATTACAATTAATGAAAATGCAGACCCTGATGTTGTTCATGATATGTTAATGGTTTTAGATGAAGTATATCCATGGAATCATAAAAAGTATCTCCACGCAGAAGGAAACTCCGCCTCACATCTGAAGGCATCTACCATAGGTTCTTCTCAAGTAATCGTGATCGAAAATGGCAACTTAATTCTCGGAACGTGGCAAGGTGTCTATTTTTGTGAGTTCGATGGTCCGAGATCTCGATCATATTTCGTGAAAATAATGAAAGACTAA
- a CDS encoding SEC-C metal-binding domain-containing protein: MSNTANKELEKSLKRALEGLKDFSREQEEKRNKKYWSEIKVPFTLHEGLSKFTKYELDEIRKSLNIKNASSLKKAELIALLQERIPMYLEQIYLLWDQERFTLLTNIADNGGIFAASNVEPEQIEYFRATGLIYTGTYEGKQILAVPVELIEPIIAMENNGIERATVKRNTEWIKLTCGLLYYYGTLSGSQLVNMLEKYTKEKIDFIECVNVIQDANTYRKEIYIDEDGFSNRRVFDPKRVKQEHKVRGNVPFYPFTKQQLLTAGEPGFVERNQSYTQLVNFLTNHFEINIMEADSIVEECVYATRIGESPNHVFQFLSNRFEFESMETVQALMDKAIHLMNNTREWFLKGHTSTELSAQGREHLLPLPSKLNSNETQKVVKVGRNEPCPCGSGKKYKKCCGR, encoded by the coding sequence TTGAGCAACACAGCAAATAAAGAATTAGAAAAAAGTTTGAAACGCGCTTTAGAAGGTTTAAAAGATTTTTCAAGAGAGCAAGAGGAAAAACGGAATAAAAAGTACTGGAGTGAAATAAAAGTTCCTTTTACGCTGCATGAAGGACTAAGTAAATTTACGAAATATGAACTGGATGAAATAAGAAAAAGTTTAAATATAAAAAATGCAAGTAGTTTGAAAAAAGCTGAGCTAATTGCATTGTTGCAAGAAAGAATACCAATGTACCTTGAGCAAATTTATCTTCTCTGGGATCAGGAACGTTTTACACTGCTAACCAATATAGCCGATAATGGCGGGATATTCGCTGCATCCAATGTTGAACCTGAGCAAATCGAATATTTTCGTGCTACTGGTTTAATTTATACAGGGACATATGAAGGAAAACAAATATTAGCTGTACCTGTAGAACTGATTGAGCCAATTATAGCTATGGAAAATAATGGAATAGAAAGGGCGACAGTAAAAAGAAATACAGAGTGGATCAAACTTACATGCGGCCTATTGTATTATTATGGAACACTAAGTGGATCGCAATTAGTTAATATGTTAGAAAAATATACAAAAGAAAAGATAGATTTCATAGAATGCGTTAATGTCATACAAGATGCCAATACTTATCGTAAGGAAATTTACATAGATGAAGATGGTTTCTCTAATAGAAGGGTATTTGATCCGAAAAGAGTGAAACAGGAACATAAAGTGAGAGGAAATGTACCATTCTATCCTTTTACAAAACAACAGCTTCTCACAGCGGGTGAACCAGGATTCGTTGAAAGGAATCAAAGCTATACACAATTAGTCAATTTCCTAACAAACCATTTTGAAATTAATATTATGGAAGCGGATAGTATTGTTGAAGAGTGCGTCTATGCTACTAGAATTGGTGAGAGTCCTAATCATGTTTTTCAGTTTTTAAGTAATAGATTTGAGTTTGAAAGTATGGAAACTGTCCAAGCTTTAATGGATAAAGCTATTCATCTAATGAATAACACTAGGGAATGGTTTCTCAAAGGTCATACATCAACAGAGTTAAGTGCACAGGGGAGAGAACATTTACTACCGTTGCCATCTAAGCTTAACAGTAATGAAACCCAAAAGGTTGTAAAGGTAGGAAGAAATGAGCCATGCCCTTGTGGAAGTGGGAAGAAGTATAAAAAATGTTGTGGGAGATAA